In Blastopirellula sp. J2-11, a single genomic region encodes these proteins:
- a CDS encoding NAD(P)/FAD-dependent oxidoreductase, with product MSTRRTIVIGGGVVGAASAYFLAKSGRDVVLIDKTEFGAACSHANCGYVSPSHVLPLAQPGVLLPSLLSMLKPNSPFSIRFRFSPALWRWLTRFALRCRSGPMMKSAAAIHALLQSSRQLYSQIIADEQMDCEFEERGLLFVYKDRHEFDDFAHVNELVSREFNVFAAPYAGESLNELEPALKPGLAGGWLFSGDAHLRPDRLMTAWRQVLERMGVEIRENCEFLQFAKSGKSATAAETSTGTIDAEDFLIAAGAWTPFLNQQIGCKIPIQPGKGYSITMPRPAICPKYPMLLEQHHVGVTPWESGYRLGSTMEFAGYDNSIREKRLSLLKHGAEVYLKNPHVEPIVEKWCGWRPMTPDSTPFIDRSPRLGNVYVAAGHNMLGLSMSPGTGKLVAELMNDETPHLDAERYSLSRKI from the coding sequence GTGAGCACTCGGCGAACCATCGTCATCGGTGGAGGCGTCGTCGGCGCCGCCTCGGCCTATTTTCTGGCCAAATCAGGTCGCGACGTCGTCCTGATCGACAAAACTGAATTTGGCGCCGCCTGTTCGCACGCGAATTGCGGCTACGTTTCACCCAGCCATGTCTTGCCGCTGGCGCAGCCAGGCGTTTTACTGCCGTCGCTGCTGTCGATGCTAAAACCGAATTCTCCCTTCTCGATTCGGTTCCGCTTTTCCCCTGCCCTCTGGAGATGGTTGACTCGATTCGCGCTGCGCTGCCGCAGCGGCCCGATGATGAAATCGGCCGCCGCAATTCATGCGCTGTTGCAGTCGTCGCGACAACTCTATAGCCAGATCATCGCCGACGAGCAAATGGACTGCGAATTTGAAGAGCGGGGATTGCTGTTCGTCTACAAAGACCGGCATGAGTTCGACGATTTCGCCCATGTGAACGAGTTAGTTTCACGCGAGTTCAACGTCTTCGCCGCTCCCTATGCTGGGGAGTCGCTGAACGAATTGGAGCCGGCATTGAAGCCCGGCCTGGCAGGTGGCTGGCTCTTTAGCGGCGACGCCCATCTACGTCCTGATCGCCTGATGACCGCTTGGCGCCAAGTGCTGGAGCGAATGGGGGTCGAAATCCGGGAAAATTGCGAGTTTCTGCAATTTGCAAAAAGCGGCAAGTCAGCGACCGCCGCCGAAACGTCGACCGGGACGATCGACGCCGAAGATTTTTTGATCGCCGCTGGGGCCTGGACTCCGTTTCTCAATCAACAGATCGGCTGCAAGATTCCGATTCAGCCCGGCAAAGGCTATTCGATCACGATGCCGCGGCCCGCGATCTGTCCTAAGTACCCGATGCTGCTAGAGCAACATCACGTCGGCGTCACGCCGTGGGAAAGCGGCTATCGCTTGGGATCGACGATGGAATTCGCCGGTTACGACAACTCGATCCGCGAAAAACGACTCTCGCTGCTCAAGCATGGCGCCGAAGTCTACCTTAAGAATCCGCACGTCGAACCGATCGTCGAAAAATGGTGCGGCTGGCGTCCGATGACGCCAGACAGCACGCCGTTTATCGATCGTTCGCCGCGACTGGGCAACGTCTATGTCGCCGCCGGACACAACATGCTGGGTCTGTCGATGTCCCCCGGCACCGGCAAGTTGGTTGCGGAACTGATGAACGACGAAACGCCGCATCTGGACGCGGAGCGATATTCGCTATCGCGCAAGATTTGA
- a CDS encoding SRPBCC family protein, with the protein MSEKNEPIVLTIRRAFPYSAELVFDAWLDPEVARQWLFATATGEMKTVEMNPVVGGEFLLAEQRGETLAEHFGEYLEIDRPRRLVFAFATIRNEEPTRVTVEIAPTDAGCILTLVHEMDPKWIEYKDRSEAGWTKLLENLEATLAAM; encoded by the coding sequence GTGTCCGAAAAAAATGAGCCGATCGTTTTGACGATTCGCCGCGCATTTCCTTACTCGGCCGAGCTGGTCTTCGACGCCTGGCTCGATCCAGAAGTCGCGCGGCAGTGGCTGTTCGCAACCGCGACCGGCGAGATGAAAACGGTTGAAATGAACCCGGTTGTTGGGGGAGAATTTCTCCTTGCCGAACAACGGGGAGAGACTCTCGCCGAACACTTTGGCGAGTATCTGGAGATCGACCGACCGCGGCGCCTGGTTTTTGCCTTTGCAACGATCCGCAATGAAGAGCCAACCCGGGTGACCGTAGAGATTGCTCCGACCGACGCCGGCTGCATCCTAACGCTGGTTCACGAGATGGATCCGAAATGGATCGAATACAAAGATCGATCCGAAGCTGGCTGGACGAAGCTGTTGGAGAACTTGGAAGCGACGCTGGCGGCGATGTAA
- a CDS encoding ArsR/SmtB family transcription factor, whose protein sequence is MVTADEKLSATFAALADPTRRAILARLSAGEKSVTELAEPFEMTMPAITKHLKVLQRAGLVERSRKAQWRPCRLQGEPLKAAADWIAQYSDFWEQSLDRLDAYLQAKTKQKVKRVRKK, encoded by the coding sequence ATGGTTACGGCGGACGAAAAACTCTCGGCGACCTTTGCGGCGCTGGCCGATCCCACGCGCCGCGCAATTCTCGCGAGGCTTTCTGCGGGCGAAAAATCGGTCACCGAATTGGCCGAGCCGTTCGAGATGACGATGCCGGCGATCACCAAGCATTTGAAAGTGTTGCAGCGAGCGGGTTTGGTGGAGCGCAGCCGGAAGGCGCAGTGGCGCCCTTGCCGCTTGCAGGGAGAACCGCTGAAAGCGGCGGCCGATTGGATCGCTCAATACAGCGACTTCTGGGAGCAGAGCCTGGATCGTCTTGACGCCTATTTGCAAGCCAAAACCAAACAGAAAGTTAAACGTGTCCGAAAAAAATGA
- a CDS encoding sulfatase-like hydrolase/transferase has protein sequence MSCNSRLLLFILALSSCLGYSASAAESQPPNIVIFLSDDHTLTDSSVYGATDIDTPNMQRLADAGMTFDQAFVASPSCAPSRAALLTGLMPARNGAERNHARPQAEIKKLPAYLQELGYEVVSFGKVGHYAQTPEYGFDLARHFGYHDDVAVGEAVKWLQARESAKPLCLFVGTNWPHVPWPRATSIDRQSIRIPLKHVHTPETRDARAKYYQAIRTMDDELGEVFDAAYAKLGENTLFIHTSDHGAQWPFGKWNLYDDGIRTPLIVVWPGQVQEKKRTSAMVSWVDLLPTLVEAAGGKPAENLDGRSILPVLRGTTEAHRDLIFTTHSGDSNFNVYPTRSVRTERFKYIRNLHPEFLYESHVTKADKEEAYWNSWVKKAKTSAEAARKVNRYQQRPPEELYDLTTDPLEQNNLADDPSHAATKQQLKSQLDAWMSEQQDQQIVYGMPTLLSQGKNPPNVITLFIDDMGWADLSCFGGQDVETTNIDRLASEGLKFTNFYVNSPICSPSRTALTTGYYPARHRITSYLANRKMNEQRGMAQWLDVRAATLPRMLSEQGYATGHFGKWHLGGQRDVGDAPLITEYGFDASLTNFEGLGPRVLPLCDAYDGKDPQRHDLGSATLGHGPIEWKDRSQITARFVEEALLFIDASVAADQRFFINVWPDDVHSPFFPPEARRGDQAKRTLYLGVLKTMDEQLGLLIDRVRSDPKLRDNTLILLASDNGHEPGAGRGGPLRGAKGDLYEGGVRSPLIVWGPGWIDATAVGETNDTTIVSSVDLVASLLALTGAATPKGYQGDGENLSAALLGKTQAQRSGPLFWRRPPDRPGPPKSPNPDLAVRDGHWKLLCNLDGGAVQLYDLTKDIGEMKNMAQRRPRIVNRLKQAVLAWNETLPTDGVATP, from the coding sequence ATGTCATGCAATTCACGATTACTACTTTTCATTTTGGCGCTGAGCTCTTGCCTGGGTTACAGCGCATCTGCCGCAGAGAGCCAGCCGCCGAATATCGTCATCTTTCTTTCAGACGATCACACGTTGACCGACTCTTCGGTTTATGGCGCTACCGATATCGATACGCCGAACATGCAACGTTTGGCCGATGCTGGGATGACGTTTGATCAAGCGTTTGTCGCTTCCCCCTCCTGCGCCCCAAGTCGCGCTGCGCTGCTGACCGGATTGATGCCGGCTCGCAACGGCGCCGAGCGGAATCATGCTCGACCTCAAGCCGAGATCAAGAAGCTGCCCGCCTATTTGCAGGAGCTTGGTTACGAGGTCGTCTCGTTCGGCAAAGTAGGTCACTACGCTCAAACGCCCGAGTATGGCTTTGATCTGGCGCGACACTTCGGCTACCACGACGATGTCGCGGTGGGCGAAGCGGTGAAATGGCTGCAAGCCCGCGAGAGCGCCAAGCCGCTCTGTTTGTTCGTCGGCACCAATTGGCCGCATGTTCCGTGGCCTCGAGCGACCTCCATCGATCGCCAGTCGATTCGAATCCCGCTAAAGCATGTCCACACGCCGGAGACGCGGGATGCTCGCGCAAAATACTATCAGGCCATCCGCACGATGGATGACGAACTGGGAGAAGTCTTTGACGCCGCCTACGCGAAACTGGGCGAAAACACCCTCTTCATTCATACCAGCGATCACGGCGCCCAATGGCCGTTCGGCAAGTGGAATCTATATGACGACGGCATTCGCACGCCGCTGATCGTGGTTTGGCCAGGCCAGGTGCAGGAAAAAAAGAGGACCAGCGCGATGGTCTCGTGGGTTGACCTGCTACCCACCCTGGTAGAAGCGGCCGGCGGAAAACCGGCGGAGAATTTAGACGGGCGTTCGATCCTACCGGTGCTGCGCGGAACGACCGAAGCGCATCGCGACCTGATTTTCACCACGCATAGCGGCGACAGCAACTTCAACGTTTATCCCACGCGGAGCGTGCGAACCGAGCGGTTCAAATACATCCGCAATCTGCACCCTGAGTTTCTCTACGAGTCGCACGTCACGAAGGCCGACAAGGAAGAAGCTTATTGGAATAGCTGGGTCAAAAAAGCGAAGACCAGCGCCGAAGCGGCCCGCAAGGTAAATCGATATCAACAACGGCCGCCGGAAGAACTATACGACCTGACGACCGATCCGCTGGAGCAAAACAATCTGGCCGACGATCCGTCGCATGCCGCTACCAAACAGCAGTTGAAAAGCCAACTTGACGCTTGGATGAGCGAGCAACAAGATCAGCAGATCGTCTACGGAATGCCGACGTTGCTCTCGCAGGGGAAGAATCCGCCAAACGTCATCACGCTGTTCATCGACGACATGGGCTGGGCCGATCTTTCCTGTTTCGGCGGGCAGGATGTCGAGACGACCAACATTGATCGCTTGGCGAGCGAAGGCTTGAAGTTCACCAACTTCTACGTCAACTCGCCGATCTGCTCTCCTTCGCGCACGGCGCTGACCACGGGATATTATCCGGCCCGACATCGCATTACGTCTTATCTGGCCAACCGCAAAATGAACGAGCAGCGCGGCATGGCGCAGTGGCTCGACGTCCGTGCGGCGACGTTGCCGCGAATGCTCTCCGAGCAGGGCTACGCGACCGGCCATTTCGGCAAATGGCATCTCGGCGGACAACGTGACGTCGGCGACGCTCCGCTGATTACCGAGTATGGCTTTGACGCTTCGCTGACCAATTTTGAAGGACTTGGTCCCCGCGTCCTTCCCCTTTGCGACGCCTATGACGGCAAAGATCCCCAGCGTCACGACCTGGGAAGCGCTACGTTGGGGCATGGTCCGATTGAGTGGAAAGATCGCTCGCAAATCACCGCGCGTTTTGTGGAAGAAGCGCTGCTGTTTATCGATGCTTCGGTCGCCGCCGACCAACGGTTCTTCATCAACGTTTGGCCCGACGACGTTCACTCGCCGTTCTTTCCGCCAGAAGCAAGACGCGGCGATCAAGCGAAGCGAACGCTCTATCTGGGCGTGCTGAAAACGATGGACGAGCAACTGGGCCTGTTGATCGATCGCGTGCGCAGCGATCCCAAGTTGCGTGACAATACGCTAATCCTGTTAGCCAGCGACAATGGTCATGAACCAGGCGCCGGCCGCGGCGGACCATTGCGCGGCGCCAAAGGAGACCTGTACGAAGGAGGCGTTCGCAGTCCTTTGATCGTTTGGGGCCCCGGCTGGATCGACGCGACCGCTGTCGGAGAGACGAACGACACGACCATCGTCTCGAGCGTCGATCTGGTTGCTTCCCTCCTCGCGCTGACCGGCGCAGCAACGCCTAAGGGATACCAGGGTGATGGAGAAAATCTCTCGGCGGCGCTGCTCGGCAAGACCCAAGCCCAACGCAGCGGTCCGCTCTTTTGGCGTCGTCCGCCTGATCGACCAGGGCCGCCAAAGTCTCCTAATCCTGACCTGGCCGTACGCGACGGCCACTGGAAATTGCTCTGTAATCTCGACGGAGGAGCGGTTCAACTTTACGATCTGACCAAGGATATCGGCGAAATGAAAAACATGGCGCAGCGGCGTCCGCGCATCGTCAATCGCTTAAAACAGGCGGTGCTTGCCTGGAATGAGACGCTTCCGACCGACGGCGTCGCAACGCCCTAG
- a CDS encoding IclR family transcriptional regulator → MLTSSLGKAFHVLEVLASADGEMPLAEIVSELGYHKPTVHRLLQDLVELGYVCRVDKGKYQLTGKLRRMTLGKLDDHLLEAADPFLRQLHDLTGETVNLGVLRGTSIRYLQVLESRHPFRLVVEANSKDPFYSTALGRALTSELSEDDWNGLIAHVKLVARTPQTVIDPQALREIHDRVGKEGYAMEQDQNDIGVTCIGAPIRDGSDIVAAVSVSIPTARVDNISKPQLIDAVKQTAEQISARISS, encoded by the coding sequence ATGCTGACATCTTCGTTAGGAAAAGCGTTTCACGTACTCGAGGTATTAGCGTCGGCTGATGGCGAGATGCCGTTGGCTGAAATCGTCAGCGAACTGGGCTACCACAAGCCGACCGTCCATCGTTTGCTGCAAGACCTGGTCGAACTTGGTTACGTTTGCCGTGTCGACAAGGGAAAGTATCAGCTGACCGGCAAGCTGCGCCGCATGACCCTTGGCAAGTTGGATGATCATTTGCTGGAAGCGGCCGATCCCTTTTTGCGCCAGTTGCATGACTTGACCGGCGAGACCGTCAACTTGGGCGTCTTGCGGGGAACGTCGATTCGTTACTTGCAGGTCCTCGAAAGTCGACATCCGTTTCGCTTGGTGGTCGAGGCCAACAGCAAGGACCCGTTTTATTCGACCGCGCTCGGTCGAGCGCTCACGTCTGAACTAAGCGAAGATGACTGGAACGGGCTAATCGCCCATGTCAAACTGGTCGCGCGAACTCCCCAGACCGTCATCGATCCCCAAGCATTGCGCGAGATCCATGATCGTGTCGGCAAAGAGGGATATGCGATGGAACAAGATCAAAACGATATCGGCGTGACCTGCATCGGCGCGCCGATCCGTGACGGCAGTGACATTGTAGCCGCCGTCAGCGTCAGCATTCCGACAGCGCGTGTCGATAACATCTCGAAACCGCAATTAATCGACGCGGTGAAACAAACGGCCGAACAAATTTCGGCCCGCATTTCATCCTAG
- a CDS encoding TolC family protein, with protein sequence MNKASIAFTIGLAAIAGGCRTSAIRHESTTLASTAASPSSVIVSAEQALASSSDLQPAATAPPQDLPAAKLVAYQQNAAPPEAIAPPASQWSLPELEQLALQNNPAMAEAVARVNAAHGNWLQVGIAPNPVLGYSGQQLGSGGLATQTGMYVGQEFVTGNKLGLNREVAAWEIQKAERDRDAFRLRVLTDVRIGYYDVLIAQRRRELATQLVQIAEKGEQSAEALFKGQEVSQADPLRARVEADTARIVLQNSINQHIEAWRRLTAVLGLPDFQLQRLEGEIKAEDLKLQWDETLATLMRDSPEIAAALANVEAAHWAVQRAYAQVIPNIEVQAIIQDDRGTRGTDGNLQVTLPLPLWNRNQGGIQQAHAEAAAANRAADKLSMDLQARLAIAFQRYESARNQVNQYAREGGILENANRSLTLIRTGYEADEFSVLDLLSAQRTYFQTNLAYLDSQRELWISAMEIRGLMLQGSLQK encoded by the coding sequence ATGAATAAGGCAAGCATCGCCTTCACGATCGGACTCGCGGCGATAGCCGGCGGATGTCGCACATCCGCAATCCGGCACGAATCGACCACTCTCGCCTCCACGGCCGCATCGCCTTCGAGCGTGATCGTCTCGGCCGAACAAGCGCTGGCCAGTTCCAGTGATCTACAACCAGCAGCGACAGCGCCGCCGCAAGATTTGCCGGCGGCTAAACTGGTCGCATACCAACAGAACGCCGCGCCGCCCGAGGCGATCGCACCGCCGGCCAGCCAATGGTCGTTGCCCGAACTTGAGCAATTGGCTCTGCAAAACAATCCGGCCATGGCCGAAGCGGTCGCACGCGTCAACGCGGCTCACGGCAATTGGCTGCAAGTCGGGATCGCCCCGAATCCAGTCTTGGGCTATTCGGGTCAGCAACTCGGTAGCGGGGGTCTGGCGACGCAAACCGGCATGTATGTCGGCCAAGAGTTTGTCACCGGCAACAAGCTGGGCCTGAACCGCGAAGTCGCGGCCTGGGAAATCCAAAAAGCGGAACGTGACCGGGATGCGTTTCGACTGCGTGTTTTGACCGACGTCCGAATCGGCTACTACGACGTGCTGATCGCTCAGCGTCGACGCGAACTGGCGACCCAGTTGGTGCAAATCGCCGAAAAAGGAGAGCAGAGCGCCGAAGCCCTCTTCAAAGGACAGGAAGTCAGCCAGGCGGATCCGCTGCGTGCCCGTGTCGAAGCGGACACCGCACGAATCGTTCTGCAAAACTCCATCAACCAGCATATCGAAGCTTGGCGACGACTTACCGCCGTGCTTGGCCTGCCCGACTTCCAACTACAGCGGCTTGAAGGAGAAATCAAAGCCGAAGATTTGAAACTGCAGTGGGACGAAACGCTAGCAACCCTCATGCGAGACAGTCCCGAGATAGCCGCCGCATTGGCGAACGTCGAAGCGGCGCATTGGGCGGTGCAAAGAGCCTACGCCCAGGTCATTCCCAATATCGAAGTTCAAGCGATCATTCAAGATGACCGCGGCACGCGCGGGACCGACGGCAACCTGCAAGTCACGCTTCCTTTGCCCCTGTGGAATCGCAACCAAGGCGGCATCCAACAAGCGCATGCCGAAGCGGCGGCCGCCAATCGTGCAGCCGACAAGCTGTCGATGGACCTGCAAGCTCGCCTGGCGATCGCCTTTCAGCGATACGAAAGCGCCCGCAACCAGGTCAATCAATATGCTCGCGAAGGGGGCATCTTAGAAAACGCCAATCGTTCGTTAACGCTCATTCGCACCGGCTACGAAGCGGACGAATTTAGCGTGCTTGATCTGTTGAGCGCTCAGCGAACTTACTTCCAGACGAATTTGGCGTACTTGGATTCGCAGCGCGAACTGTGGATTTCGGCCATGGAAATTCGCGGCCTGATGCTGCAGGGAAGCCTGCAGAAATAA
- a CDS encoding efflux RND transporter permease subunit, which produces MLNSIIRFALLNRLLVIALAIFLLVYGGWQATQLPIDVFPNLNRPRVVVMTEAPGMAPEEVETLITFPLETVLNGATGVQAVRTQSGVGLSVIYVEFDWGTDIYNDRQIVAERLALSTDTLPKTVKPQLMPISSIMGQIMIMGMYSEGGVTPPMELRTVADWVVRQRLLTIPGVSQVVVMGGERKQFQVLVNPNDMLRYGVNLHQVKQALSESNQNTAGGYLDDQGPNELLVRSLGRVTSIDELSRIVIAHRDGQSIRLSQVAKIVEGAQTKRGDSTAFARDDEGNFSGGPAVVLTVMKQPDADTRRVTEQVVEALTELQPSLPPDVRMLPDLYQQKTFIDLAIENVMEALRDGGILVVIILFLFLMNLRTTFITLTAIPLSIVITALVFATFGLSINTMTLGGLAVAIGELVDDAIVDVENIFRRLRENRHSDHPKHPLLVVFQASCEIRNSIVYGTLIVVLVFVPLFALSGMEGRLFAPLGVAYIVSLVSSLFVSLTVTPVLSYWMLGNEKFSHEEKDGFLLRGLKRLADVVMNFSVRMAWPILAVAAVAVSISGWGMLQLESDFLPPFNEGAVQINVVLPPGTSLAKSNEISDRVEKRLEEVRDISAFVRKTGRAELDEHAEGVNINEFVATIDPKTTNSREEVIDEISEALADVPGIVTAVEQPLAHLISHMLSGVKAQIAIKLYGDDLDVLRREAQKMQAAIATVPGVRDLQIEQQVNIPQLRIEADGHKLEQYGLRRMDVNEFVETAMQGEVVSQVLDGQRTFDLLVKLDEPFREDRNAMSRLILETPTGGAVKLEDVARIYESDGPNTINREQVRRRIIVQCNVSGRGLVDVVEEIKQRLAPIEASLPTGYFTEYSGQFESQQSASRMITVLFAISMVGMFLVLYKMFQSVNLSLQVMIALPMAFIGSVAALYLTGQTLTVASMVGFISLCGIASRNGILLINHYLHLVKYEGETWSREMIIRAGKDRLAPVLMTALTSGIGLVPLAMAAGEPGKEILYPVATVIIGGLITSTSLEFLVRPALFWTLGIHAARKIVASNEQEIVLVEEDEERHAHAKS; this is translated from the coding sequence ATGCTTAATTCCATTATCCGCTTTGCGCTGCTGAATCGCCTGTTGGTGATCGCTTTGGCCATCTTTTTGCTGGTCTACGGCGGTTGGCAGGCAACTCAATTGCCGATCGACGTTTTTCCGAATCTCAATCGACCGCGCGTGGTCGTCATGACCGAAGCGCCCGGCATGGCGCCAGAGGAAGTGGAGACGCTGATTACCTTTCCGCTGGAAACGGTCTTAAATGGCGCGACCGGCGTGCAAGCGGTACGCACGCAGTCAGGCGTCGGTCTCTCGGTGATTTACGTCGAGTTCGATTGGGGGACCGACATCTACAACGACCGTCAGATCGTCGCCGAACGATTGGCGCTCTCGACCGATACTCTCCCGAAGACCGTGAAGCCGCAGTTGATGCCGATTTCTTCGATCATGGGTCAAATCATGATCATGGGGATGTATAGCGAAGGGGGCGTTACGCCGCCGATGGAACTGCGCACGGTCGCAGACTGGGTGGTGCGGCAGCGCCTGCTGACCATTCCCGGCGTCTCGCAAGTCGTCGTCATGGGGGGCGAACGAAAACAGTTTCAAGTGCTGGTCAACCCGAACGACATGCTCCGCTACGGCGTCAACCTGCATCAAGTGAAGCAGGCGCTTAGCGAAAGCAATCAAAACACGGCTGGGGGTTACCTGGATGATCAAGGGCCGAATGAATTGTTGGTGCGATCCCTGGGGCGCGTGACTTCGATCGACGAACTGTCGCGCATCGTGATCGCTCATCGCGATGGCCAATCGATCCGTCTTTCGCAGGTCGCCAAGATTGTCGAAGGCGCGCAGACGAAACGCGGCGACAGTACAGCGTTTGCGCGGGACGACGAAGGAAATTTTAGCGGCGGTCCCGCCGTGGTATTAACGGTGATGAAACAACCCGACGCCGACACGCGCCGCGTGACCGAACAAGTCGTCGAGGCGCTAACGGAATTGCAGCCTTCATTGCCGCCAGATGTGCGAATGTTACCGGATCTCTATCAGCAAAAGACGTTCATCGACTTGGCGATTGAAAACGTCATGGAAGCGCTGCGAGACGGCGGGATCCTGGTCGTGATCATCTTGTTTCTCTTCTTGATGAATTTGCGTACGACGTTCATTACGCTAACCGCGATTCCGTTGTCGATCGTCATCACGGCGCTGGTGTTCGCTACGTTCGGCTTGTCGATCAATACGATGACTTTGGGAGGCTTGGCGGTCGCGATCGGCGAGTTGGTCGATGACGCGATCGTGGATGTCGAAAATATCTTTCGCCGCTTGCGCGAGAACCGGCATAGTGACCATCCCAAGCATCCGCTGCTGGTCGTGTTTCAAGCAAGTTGCGAGATTCGTAATTCCATCGTCTACGGCACGTTGATCGTCGTGTTGGTGTTCGTGCCGTTGTTCGCACTTTCTGGGATGGAAGGACGTTTGTTCGCTCCGCTGGGAGTCGCCTACATCGTATCGTTGGTGTCGTCGCTCTTCGTCTCGTTAACCGTGACGCCGGTGCTGAGCTATTGGATGCTGGGGAACGAGAAATTCTCGCATGAAGAGAAAGATGGTTTTCTGCTACGCGGTTTGAAACGCCTGGCTGACGTCGTGATGAATTTCAGCGTTCGCATGGCGTGGCCTATTTTGGCGGTTGCGGCGGTCGCGGTGTCGATTTCTGGTTGGGGAATGTTGCAGCTAGAAAGCGACTTTCTCCCGCCGTTTAACGAAGGCGCCGTGCAAATCAATGTGGTTCTGCCGCCGGGAACTTCGTTGGCCAAATCGAATGAAATCTCGGATCGGGTCGAGAAGCGTCTGGAGGAAGTCCGTGACATCTCCGCGTTTGTCCGCAAGACGGGGCGCGCCGAGTTAGACGAGCATGCCGAAGGGGTCAACATTAATGAATTTGTCGCAACGATCGATCCCAAAACAACCAACTCTCGCGAAGAAGTGATCGACGAAATCAGCGAAGCGCTGGCCGATGTTCCAGGGATTGTGACCGCGGTCGAGCAACCGCTGGCCCACTTGATCTCGCACATGCTGTCAGGCGTCAAAGCGCAAATCGCGATCAAGCTGTATGGCGACGACTTGGATGTGTTGCGCCGCGAAGCGCAAAAGATGCAGGCCGCCATCGCCACGGTGCCCGGCGTCCGTGATTTGCAGATTGAACAGCAAGTGAACATTCCGCAGCTACGGATCGAAGCGGATGGACACAAGTTGGAGCAATATGGTTTGCGCCGTATGGATGTCAACGAATTTGTCGAGACTGCGATGCAAGGAGAAGTTGTTTCTCAAGTCTTGGACGGGCAACGAACGTTCGATTTGTTGGTCAAACTCGACGAACCATTTCGCGAAGATCGAAACGCGATGAGTCGTCTGATTTTAGAAACTCCAACCGGCGGCGCGGTGAAGTTAGAAGATGTCGCTCGAATTTATGAGTCAGATGGGCCGAACACGATCAATCGCGAGCAGGTGCGACGACGAATTATCGTTCAGTGCAACGTCAGCGGTCGCGGTCTGGTCGATGTGGTGGAAGAGATCAAGCAGCGCTTGGCGCCGATCGAAGCGAGTTTGCCGACCGGATACTTCACCGAGTATAGCGGTCAATTTGAAAGCCAGCAGTCGGCGTCGCGGATGATTACGGTCTTGTTCGCGATCTCGATGGTCGGCATGTTTTTGGTCCTTTACAAAATGTTTCAGTCGGTCAATCTGTCGCTGCAAGTGATGATTGCGTTGCCGATGGCGTTTATCGGATCGGTCGCCGCACTTTATCTGACGGGACAAACGTTGACCGTCGCCAGCATGGTCGGCTTTATCTCGCTGTGTGGGATTGCGTCGCGTAACGGTATTTTGTTGATTAACCATTACCTTCACTTGGTGAAGTACGAGGGAGAAACCTGGTCGCGAGAGATGATTATTCGCGCCGGCAAAGATCGACTGGCTCCCGTGTTGATGACGGCGTTGACGTCAGGCATCGGCCTGGTGCCGCTAGCGATGGCGGCCGGAGAGCCGGGCAAAGAAATTCTTTATCCGGTTGCGACCGTGATTATCGGCGGCTTGATCACCAGCACGTCGCTCGAGTTTCTCGTCCGACCGGCTCTCTTTTGGACGCTTGGCATTCATGCGGCCCGCAAGATCGTCGCGTCCAACGAGCAGGAAATTGTGCTGGTGGAAGAGGATGAAGAGAGGCACGCTCACGCGAAGTCTTAA